The following proteins come from a genomic window of Patescibacteria group bacterium:
- a CDS encoding HU family DNA-binding protein, whose translation MTKQDLVDALAQKTGVSKAAASECLNVILDEIGKALVKGQDVVLTGFGKFLVGKRKARTGRNPQTGAAIKIAAAKVPRFKAGKALKDLVR comes from the coding sequence ATGACAAAACAAGATTTAGTTGATGCTTTAGCTCAAAAGACAGGCGTTTCCAAGGCAGCGGCCAGCGAATGTTTAAATGTTATATTAGATGAGATTGGCAAGGCCTTAGTAAAAGGTCAGGATGTTGTTTTGACTGGTTTCGGCAAGTTCTTGGTCGGAAAGAGAAAGGCAAGGACAGGCAGGAATCCACAGACAGGCGCAGCTATCAAAATCGCAGCTGCCAAAGTTCCAAGATTTAAGGCAGGAAAGGCCTTAAAGGACTTAGTCAGATAG